The following proteins come from a genomic window of Spirochaetota bacterium:
- the rny gene encoding ribonuclease Y, translating to MQGNLSLIPSLIVLLVGISIGYLVRLIYAKNKLVSSELKAEKILKEAKEEAQRIIARAESETKDMLLEAKESIIKEKKEYEKELKQKQFDLANYEKRILRKEELVDKKIEIIEQREQALNEKENILNTKNIEIEKKLQSLEREIEKIAGLTKEEAKIIIEEKAKKEIELQLVDYYDKMIEEVEYKAEKEARNIIISVMERLAPEVSKEVNITNITLPDDEMKGRIIGREGRNIRALENILGVDIIIDDTPEIVTISGFDPIRREMAKMTLLRLIKDGRIHPARIEEVYDKVKLEIEQKIIEEGNKACYDLGVNNVPGEIIKYLGRLYFRTSYGQNVLSHSKEVAKIAALIAGEIGANVEIAKKAGLYHDIGKVIHSEEGNKHVEEGIKLLRAVKESEAVIEAVANHHENSSFIADNVYKRNKNESIEAIIVRIADAISASRPGARFNEGAWEDYIRRIEELENEAKSFPEVEKAFAIQAGREIRVFVKMDVPEENIENIAKNLKAKIQLNKNIKYPGRIKITVIKESRIVEYTD from the coding sequence ATGCAAGGTAATTTATCGTTAATTCCCTCTCTCATCGTTTTATTGGTAGGAATTAGTATTGGTTATTTAGTAAGACTTATATATGCTAAAAATAAGCTTGTAAGTTCAGAATTAAAAGCAGAAAAAATATTAAAGGAAGCAAAGGAGGAAGCACAAAGAATAATAGCAAGAGCTGAATCAGAAACAAAAGACATGTTATTAGAGGCTAAAGAGTCTATTATAAAGGAAAAGAAAGAATATGAAAAAGAGTTAAAACAAAAACAATTTGATTTAGCAAATTATGAAAAAAGAATATTGAGGAAAGAGGAACTTGTAGATAAAAAGATTGAAATTATAGAACAAAGGGAGCAAGCTTTAAATGAAAAGGAAAATATATTAAATACAAAAAATATTGAGATTGAAAAAAAATTACAAAGTTTAGAAAGAGAAATAGAGAAAATAGCAGGTCTTACAAAAGAAGAAGCAAAGATTATAATTGAAGAAAAAGCAAAAAAAGAGATTGAATTACAACTTGTAGATTATTATGATAAAATGATTGAAGAGGTAGAATATAAAGCAGAAAAAGAAGCAAGAAATATAATAATTTCAGTGATGGAAAGACTTGCTCCTGAAGTATCAAAAGAAGTGAATATAACCAATATTACCCTACCTGATGATGAGATGAAGGGAAGAATTATAGGAAGAGAAGGAAGAAATATAAGAGCTTTAGAAAATATTTTAGGAGTGGATATTATAATTGATGATACTCCAGAAATAGTAACTATTTCTGGCTTTGATCCTATTAGAAGAGAAATGGCTAAAATGACTCTTTTAAGATTAATAAAAGATGGAAGAATCCATCCTGCTAGAATAGAAGAGGTTTATGATAAAGTTAAACTTGAAATTGAACAGAAGATAATAGAAGAAGGAAATAAAGCTTGTTATGATCTTGGAGTAAACAATGTTCCAGGAGAAATTATTAAATACTTAGGAAGATTATACTTTAGAACCTCTTATGGTCAGAATGTATTAAGCCATTCAAAAGAGGTTGCTAAAATTGCAGCTTTAATTGCTGGTGAGATTGGAGCTAATGTTGAAATTGCTAAGAAAGCAGGACTTTATCATGATATTGGAAAGGTTATTCATAGTGAAGAAGGAAACAAGCATGTTGAAGAAGGTATCAAATTATTAAGAGCAGTAAAAGAATCTGAAGCTGTTATAGAAGCAGTTGCTAATCATCATGAAAATAGTTCTTTTATAGCAGATAATGTGTATAAAAGAAATAAAAATGAGAGCATTGAGGCTATAATAGTGAGGATTGCTGATGCTATTTCTGCATCAAGGCCAGGTGCTAGATTTAATGAGGGAGCTTGGGAAGATTATATTAGAAGAATTGAAGAGCTTGAGAATGAAGCAAAATCATTTCCAGAAGTTGAAAAGGCTTTTGCAATACAAGCAGGAAGAGAAATTAGAGTTTTTGTTAAAATGGATGTACCTGAAGAGAACATTGAAAATATTGCAAAAAATTTAAAGGCTAAAATACAACTGAACAAGAATATTAAATATCCAGGAAGAATAAAAATTACTGTTATTAAAGAATCTAGAATTGTGGAGTACACTGATTGA